The genome window ATGTACGTGATGAAGCCGTGGACGGTGCGCCAGTACGCGGGCTTCTCCACCGCCGAGGAATCGAACGCCTTCTATCGTCGCAACCTCGCGGCGGGTCAGAAGGGCCTGTCGATCGCCTTCGACCTCGCCACCCACCGCGGCTACGATTCCGATCATCCGCGCGTCGTCGGCGACGTCGGCATGGCGGGCGTGGCGGTGGATTCGATCCTCGACATGGAAGTGCTGTTCTCCGGCATTCCGCTCGACCAGATGTCGGTGTCGATGACCATGAACGGCGCGGTGCTGCCGGTGCTGGCGCTCTATATCCTCGCCGCCGAGGAGCAGGGCGTCCCGCGCGAGAAGCTGGCCGGAACCATTCAGAACGACATTCTGAAGGAGTTCATGGTCCGCAACACCTACATCTACCCGCCGCTGCCGTCGATGCGGATCATCTCCGACATCTTCGAGTACACCTCGAAGCACATGCCGAAGTTCAACTCGATCTCGATTTCCGGCTACCACATGCAGGAAGCCGGGGCGACCGCCGACATCGAGATGGCCTACACCCTCGCCGACGGCAAGGAATACATCCGCGCCGGCATCGGCGCGGGCCTGACGGTGGACGACTTCGCGCCGCGGCTGTCGTTCTTCTGGGCGATCGGCATGAACTTCTTCATGGAAGTGGCGAAGATGCGCGCCGCCCGTCTGTTGTGGGCGCGGATCGTCAAGGGCTTCGATCCGAAGAACCCGAAGTCGATGTCGCTGCGCACCCACTCGCAGACCTCGGGCTGGTCGCTCACCGCGCAGGACGTGTTCAACAACGTCGTGCGCACCCAGATCGAGGCGATGGCGGCGGCCCAGGGCCATACCCAGTCGCTCCACACCAACGCCCTCGACGAGGCGCTGGCGCTGCCGACCGACTTCTCGGCCCGCATCGCCCGCAATACCCAGCTGTTCATCCAGCAGGAAACCAAGATCTGCAACATCATCGACCCGTGGGCCGGTTCCTACTACGTCGAATACCTCACCGACCAGCTCGCGCGTCGCGCCTGGGCGCATATCGAGGAGGTCGAGGCCTCCGGCGGCATGGCCAAGGCGATCGAGGCGGGCATTCCGAAGATGCGCATCGAGGAGGCGGCCGCCCGCACCCAGGCGCGCATCGACGCCGGCCGCCAGACCGTGGTGGGCGTCAACAAGTACAAGCTCGACGACGAGGAGTCGGTGGACGTGCTGAAGGTGGACAACACCGAGGTGCGCAAGCGGCAGATCGAAAAGCTCGAACGGCTGCGCGCCAACCGCGACCAGGCGAAGGTCGACGCCTGCCTCGCCCGCATCACCGAGGCGGCGGGGGCGAAGCGCGGCGAGGCCGCCTACGGCAACCTTCTCGAACTTGCAGTCGAAGCGGTGCGCGCCCGCGCCTCGCTCGGCGAAATCTCGGACGCCTGCGAGAAGGTGTTCGGCCGCCACAAGGCGGTGATCCGCGCGATCTCCGGCGTCTACACCGCCGAAGTCGGAAAGGATTCGAAGCAGATGACCGACGTCGCCAAGCTGATCGAGAGCTTCGAGGCCAAGGAAGGCCGCCGTCCGCGCATCTTCCTTGCGAAGATGGGCCAGGACGGTCACGACCGCGGCCAGAAGGTGATCGCCACCGGCTTCGCCGACATGGGCTTCGACGTCGACATCGGGCCGCTGTTCCAGACCCCGGGAGAAGCCGCGCGTCAGGCGGTGGAGAACGACGCCCACGTCGTCGGCGTCTCCTCGCTCGCCGCGGGCCATCTCACCCTGGTTCCGGCGCTGCGGGAGGAGCTCAAGAAGCTCGGCCGCGAGGATATCCTGATCATCGTCGGCGGCGTGATCCCGCCGCAGGATTTCCAGGCGCTCTACGACTTCGGCGCTGCGGCGATCTTCCCGCCCGGCACGGTGGTTTCGGAATCCGCCAAGGAGGTTCTGGAAAAGCTGATGGTCCACCTCGGCTACGACCACGAGGCCGCGTGATGACGGCGCTCTCGGTCGATACCGGCAAGGTGCCGGTCACGCCGCCCAACACGGGGAAGGAGGCGCGCGTCAAGCGCGCCTCCCTGAGCCTCGACGACTACGTGGACGGCGTCCTCTCCCGCGATCGCGCGCGTCTCGCACGGGCGATCTCGCTGGTGGAAAGCAGCAATCCCGACCACCAGAAGCTCGCCCAGGAGCTGCTGGTGCGGATCGCCCCGCATGCGGGCAACGCCCATCGCATCGGCATCACCGGGGTGCCGGGGGTGGGCAAGTCCACCTTCATCGAATGCTTCGGCAACCTTCTCACCGCCCGGGGGCATCGCGTCGGCGTGCTGGCGGTGGACCCGAGCTCCAGCCGCTCCGGCGGCTCGATCCTCGGCGACAAGACCCGCATGGAGACGCTCGCCAACAATCCGGACGCCTATATCCGGCCTTCGCCTTCCTCGGGGCGGCTGGGCGGCGTCACCCGCACCACGCGCGAGACGATGCTGGTGATGGAGGCGGCGGGCTACGACGTGATCCTGGTGGAGACGGTGGGCGCGGGCCAGAACGAGACCGTGGTCGCCGACATGACCGACTTCTTCCTGGTGCTGATGCTGCCCGGTGCGGGCGACGAGCTCCAGGGGATCAAGAAGGGCGTGCTCGAACTCGCCGACATGATCGCGGTCAACAAATGCGAGGACGACAACGCCCAGAAGGCCGAGGCGGCGCGCCAGCACTATGCCAACGCGCTGCACATCATGACCCCGACCTCGCCCAACTGGCGGCCGCCGGTGCTCAAGATCAGCGGTCTGCGCGGCATCGGCCTCGACGAGCTGTGGGAGAACATCGAGGAGCATCACCGGATTCTCTCCGAAACCGGCGAACTCGCCGATACCCGCCGCCGTCAGCGCATCAAGTGGATGTGGAGCATGATCGAGGACAAACTGATGGATGCGGTGAAGACCCATCCGGCGGTGCGTGCGGAGCTGCCCGCCGTGCGTGCCGAGGTGGAGGCGGGGAGTCTGACGGTGCCGCTCGCGGTGCTCAAGGTGCTGCGTACGTTCGGTTTGGAGGTCGGTCTCGGGGGGTGAAACGCTCTTGACCGATGGTTCGTTATAGTATAACAAATTATCTTGTCGATGCGACGGTTCCCCCGGGCGACCGGGGGTGAAAAGGGAAGCCGGTTTGAGTCCGGCGCTGTCCCCGCAACTGTGAGCGGCGAGCCCAGTCCGGATGCCACTGGCCGAATGGCCGGGAAGGCGGACCCCCGGGGCCCAGACCCGCGAGCCAGGAGACCTGCCGCCGCACGCGTCACGACCGCAGGCCGGGGGCTGTGTGCGGTGCGGATCTCCGCTTGTGGCGCACGTTTGTGGTGTCATCGGTGGAGTGCGTCGCGATGCGTGAGTTTCCCGGGTTTTCCCTTCATGTCTTGGCCTGCTGGTCGGGCGAATGTCCGTTGGCGCCGCGCGTCTGGCCGGTGCGGCGGTTGCCCGATGCCTATCCGTTCGCCGTCGCGCGCGCCACACCGCGCCCGTCGGCCTGAAGACCGTGGCCTGCAACCTGGAGCGGGACGATACGGCCTTTCCGCTCTCCCCTGTTGAAGGTCGCGTTTGACCGGCTCCGCACCGAGCAGCGGGTCGGCAGACTTGCGGCGGCAGCCTCTCCCGGTTGCCGCCGCCTTTTCGTTCATGGAGACGCGTTCTGGCGCTCCGCCCGCCAATCCACCGTCACGGTTCGCAGGTCGTCGGAATGCGGGCCGACGCCGATGACGAAGCGGCCGGGCTCCCATACCCGGTCGAGGCGGGCGTCGACGAATTCGAGATCGGCGGTGGTGATGCGGAACGTCACGGTGCGCGTCTCGCCCGGGGCGAGCGAGATCTTCTCGAAGCCGCGCAGCCGCTTGAGCGGCTGCACGATGCTCGCGACCGGGTCCGAGACGTACATCTGCACCACCTCCGCGCCCGCCCGGGTGCCGACGTTGGCGACCTCGACGCTGACGGAGAGGACGTCGTTTCCGCGCAACTCGGTCTTGTCGGCGCTCGGCGCGCCGTAGGCGAAGCGGGTGTAGCCGAGCCCGAAGCCGAACGGGAACAGCGGTTCGGAGGGGCCGTCGAGATAGCAGCGGGTGGTGTACTTGGCGGGGTCGTCGCCGCGGTTGCCGGGGCGCCCGGTGGCGGGGCGGTCGTAGGAGAGCGGAATCTGACCGACGTGGCGCGGCCACGTGGTGGTGAGGCGGCCGCCGGGGTTTTGCGCGCCGAACAGCAGGTCGGCGATCGCGTTGCCCGCCTCGCAGCCGCCGAACCACGCGGCGAGGATCGCCGGAGCGTGGACCGCCTCCCACGCCAGGGTCAGCGGCCGCCCGTGCGCCAGCACCAGAACCACCGGCCGGCCGGTGGCGGCGAGCGCGTGCAGCAGCGCGCGCTGCGGCGCGGGCAGGCCGATGTCCATGCGCGAGGCGGCCTCGCCGGACATTTCCGCCGCCTCGCCCAGCACCGCCACCACCACGTCGGCGGCGCGGGCGGCGGCGACCGCCTCGGCGATCATCTCTTCCGGGTCGCGCGGGTCGGGCGTCACCTTCGGCCCGGCGAAGTTGACCAGTTCGATGGTGCGCGGATCGTCGAGGAGGTTGCAGCCCCGGGCGTGGACGATCCGCGCGTCGGGGGCGGCGGCGCGGATGCCTTCGAGCACCGATACCGCCGTGCCCGGGTCGCCCTGGAAGCTCCAGGGGCCGAGGAGGTTCCAGCGATCGTCGGCGAGCGGCCCGACCACCGCGATCGCGCCGCCGGGCGCGAGCGGCAGCAACTCGCCGTCGTTCTTCAGCAGCACGCAGCTTTCCGCCGCCGCCTGCCGCGCGGTGACGCGGTATTCGGGAGCGCGGAGGTTGCGCGGCCGTTTAAACCGGGCGAACGGATCGGCGAACAGGCCGAGCTTCGCCTTCGCCTCCAGCACCGCCCGGCAGGCGGCGTCGATCTGCGCCTGCGAGACCCGCCCGGCTTCGAGCCCGGCTTCGAGGCGGGTGGCGAAGCCCTTGCCCATCATGTCCATCTGCACGCCGGCGCGCAACGCCCGTTCGGAGAGGGTCTGGAGCGGGTCGTCCGCGTCGATGCCGCCGTGCTCGTCGCCGAGCCCGTGGGCGATCATTTCGGGAATGGCGTCGAAGTCGGAGACCTTCAGCACGCCGTCGAGCAGGCGGAGGAGGTCGGCATCGGCGTGGGAGGGCATGCCGTTGACGGCGGAGAACGACATCATCGCCGAACCCGCTCCGGCTTCGAGCGCGGCGAGGAACGGCGGCAGATAGACCTCGAACAGCCGCTGCGGACTGAGGTCGGCGTTGTTGTAGTCGCGCCCGCCCTCGGCGGCGCCGTAGGCGATGAAGTGCTTGATGCACGCCATCACCGATTCCGGATCGGCGAGATCTTCGCCCTGGAGGCCCCGCACCATCGCCGCGGCGATCCGCGCGCCGAGGAACGGGTCTTCGCCCGAGCCCTCGGCGATCCGCCCCCAGCGCGGGTCGCGGCCGATGTCGAGCATCGGCGAGAACACCCAGTTGAGGCCGCAGGCCGCGGCCTCGCGGGCGGCGGTGCGCGCGCAGGCTTCGATCAGTTCGGGATTCCACGAGCACGAGAGCGCGAGCGGGATCGGCAGCACCGTCTGATGGCCGTGAATCACGTCGTATCCGAACAGCAGCGGAATCCCGAGGCGGCTTTCGTGGACCGCGATCTTCTGCAGTTCGTGCAGCGCGTCCGGCCCGTTCACGCCGAAGCTGCACTCCACCAGGCCGCCGAACATGCCGCCGATCCGTCCCGCGCGGATGTCGGCGATCCGTTCCGGCGCGGCGGGGATGTTGGAGGTGACGAGATTGAGCTGACCGAGCTTCTCGGCGAGGGTCATTTTCGCCAGCAGGCCGTCGACCAGGGTGTCGGTGGAGGTCATCGCGGGGCTCCTCGGGTCCAGACGCAGGTGGCGAGCGACTTCGGCGGCAGCGTCACGGCGGGCGAAGCCGCAGGCGAAGCCGCACCCGCCACGGCCAGCGACAGGGCGCGCGGCGCGTCGCCGGAGTTGACGACCAGCGCCGCGATCGCGCCCGCCGGGGTGACGAAGGCGACGTGCGGCAGGTCGCCTTCGGCGGCGATCCGCACCGATCCCGGCGGCACGAAGCGCGCGGCGTGGGCGATCAGATAGCAGGCGACGTTGCGCTCCACGCGGTCGCCGTCGAGGGTGAGCGCGCCGACGCAGTTGGGTTCGCCGCCGGGGGTGTGAGGCTTGCAGTCGGGATCGGCGGCGAGGTTCCACTCCAGCACGATTTCCGCCCAATTGCGCAGCGCGCCCACCAGCACCAGTTCGCCGTGCCACATCAGCGCGCCGCCGAAGTCGTCTGCCCGTCCGACCCATTGCTCGGTGAAGATCACCGCCTTGTCGGGGAAGCGGGCGTGGACCTCGGCCATCGCCTCCGGCTCCCCGGCGTAGAGGTGGAAGGCGGATCCGGCGAAATGCGCGCGGGCGGCGGCGAGCACCGCGAGCGGATACTCGGGTGCGTCGCAGTTGTGGTCGTGGCAGAAGATCTCGACGTCGAGCCCGGCGGCGGCGAGGGCGGGGGCGAGGTGGCGGGCGACGAACTCCGCCTGCTGCGCCGCCGACATCACCATGCTCGGGTCGTTCTTGTGGTTGCCGGGCTCGTTCTGCACCGTGATCGCGCGGATGCGGATGCCGTGGCCGCGCATCGCCGCGAGATAGGAAACGAGATAGTCGGCGTAGTCGGCGTGGCGGTCGGGCCGCAGCTCGCCGCCGACGAAGCCGTCGTTGGTCTTCATCCACGGCGGCGCCGACCACGGCGAGGCGATCAGCAGCAGGTCCGGCGCGATCGCCAGGATCTCTTTGAGAACCGGCACCACCTCGGGATCCCCGGCGAACAGGTCGAACGGGCGGGCGGGGTCGTCGCGGTAGGAAAACGCGCGGGGGCCGAGGTCGGACGCGCCGATGGTGAGGCGCAGGCAGCTCACCCCGATCGGGCCGTCGGGGGCGAACAGCTCCTCCAGAAGCGCCCGGCGCTTCGCCGGGGTCATCCGCGACAGCAGCAGCGCGCTGCCGCCGGTGAGCGAAAACCCGAATCCGCGCACCGTCTGGAAACGTTGCCCGGGGTCGAGGGAAAGGACGGCGGGCGCTTCTGCCGCCGCGGGTTCGGCGGGGGCGAGCAGGCGGTGGCGGTCGCCGGAGGTGATCCGGGCGACGAACGACGTGGACGGCATGCCGATGATGCGCTCCCCAGCGAACGTAAGTTTCTGAATATCGATGATATTCGTGTGGGGGCGGGTGTCAACGCGGGGCTTCAGCCGAGCAGCCAGCGGGCGAGCAGACGGGCGGTTTCCTCGGGCTGTTCGAGCGGCGGCAGGTGCCCGCAGTCGGCGAAGACGTGGAGCCGCGCGTCGGGAATGCCGAGATAGATCTCGCGCGCCGCGGCGGGTGGCGTCAGCACGTCCGAGTCGCCCACCGCGACCCAGGTCGGTGCGCGGATCGCGCCGAGACCGGGGCGAAAGTCGGGGCGGTCGAGGATCGCCCGTTGTTGCCGCAGGAACGCTTCCGCGCCGACCCGCTCGGCCATCGCCCGCACCCGCGCGCCGACCGGGCCGTCGACGTGGCGGGGGTGCACGAGCTGCGGCAGCAGACGCCCGGTGACGCCCGCGAAGCGGCCGACGCCGAGCGAGGCCATCGCCGTTTCGCGCCGCTCGGCACGCCCCGAGGAATCCGGAGCGGCGCCGGTGTCGATCAGCGCGAGGCGGGAAATCCGATCCGGCGCGCGCCGCAGAATCTCGAAGGCGACGTAACCGCCCATCGACAGGCCGACGAGGGCGAAACGCGGCGGTGCGGCGGCGAGCACCCGTTCCGCCATCGCCCCGAGGCTGTCGTCCCGCGTCAGGTCCGGCACCTGCGGCGACACCGCGTCGCCGAGGCGGGCGACGACGT of uncultured Alphaproteobacteria bacterium contains these proteins:
- the bglX gene encoding Periplasmic beta-glucosidase: MTSTDTLVDGLLAKMTLAEKLGQLNLVTSNIPAAPERIADIRAGRIGGMFGGLVECSFGVNGPDALHELQKIAVHESRLGIPLLFGYDVIHGHQTVLPIPLALSCSWNPELIEACARTAAREAAACGLNWVFSPMLDIGRDPRWGRIAEGSGEDPFLGARIAAAMVRGLQGEDLADPESVMACIKHFIAYGAAEGGRDYNNADLSPQRLFEVYLPPFLAALEAGAGSAMMSFSAVNGMPSHADADLLRLLDGVLKVSDFDAIPEMIAHGLGDEHGGIDADDPLQTLSERALRAGVQMDMMGKGFATRLEAGLEAGRVSQAQIDAACRAVLEAKAKLGLFADPFARFKRPRNLRAPEYRVTARQAAAESCVLLKNDGELLPLAPGGAIAVVGPLADDRWNLLGPWSFQGDPGTAVSVLEGIRAAAPDARIVHARGCNLLDDPRTIELVNFAGPKVTPDPRDPEEMIAEAVAAARAADVVVAVLGEAAEMSGEAASRMDIGLPAPQRALLHALAATGRPVVLVLAHGRPLTLAWEAVHAPAILAAWFGGCEAGNAIADLLFGAQNPGGRLTTTWPRHVGQIPLSYDRPATGRPGNRGDDPAKYTTRCYLDGPSEPLFPFGFGLGYTRFAYGAPSADKTELRGNDVLSVSVEVANVGTRAGAEVVQMYVSDPVASIVQPLKRLRGFEKISLAPGETRTVTFRITTADLEFVDARLDRVWEPGRFVIGVGPHSDDLRTVTVDWRAERQNASP
- a CDS encoding putative GTPase CC_2483 (Evidence 3 : Function proposed based on presence of conserved amino acid motif, structural feature or limited homology) encodes the protein MTALSVDTGKVPVTPPNTGKEARVKRASLSLDDYVDGVLSRDRARLARAISLVESSNPDHQKLAQELLVRIAPHAGNAHRIGITGVPGVGKSTFIECFGNLLTARGHRVGVLAVDPSSSRSGGSILGDKTRMETLANNPDAYIRPSPSSGRLGGVTRTTRETMLVMEAAGYDVILVETVGAGQNETVVADMTDFFLVLMLPGAGDELQGIKKGVLELADMIAVNKCEDDNAQKAEAARQHYANALHIMTPTSPNWRPPVLKISGLRGIGLDELWENIEEHHRILSETGELADTRRRQRIKWMWSMIEDKLMDAVKTHPAVRAELPAVRAEVEAGSLTVPLAVLKVLRTFGLEVGLGG
- a CDS encoding Alpha/beta hydrolase fold protein → MLLPGLLCDAELWRDVVARLGDAVSPQVPDLTRDDSLGAMAERVLAAAPPRFALVGLSMGGYVAFEILRRAPDRISRLALIDTGAAPDSSGRAERRETAMASLGVGRFAGVTGRLLPQLVHPRHVDGPVGARVRAMAERVGAEAFLRQQRAILDRPDFRPGLGAIRAPTWVAVGDSDVLTPPAAAREIYLGIPDARLHVFADCGHLPPLEQPEETARLLARWLLG
- the yliK gene encoding methylmalonyl-CoA mutase (Evidence 2a : Function of homologous gene experimentally demonstrated in an other organism; PubMedId : 1355087; Product type e : enzyme), with the protein product MIPNFANLGLDEVKSSASYKDWEARAKAEAGRAIDDMLWETPEKIGVKPLYSADALEGMDHLHTMPGLPPYKRGPYTTMYVMKPWTVRQYAGFSTAEESNAFYRRNLAAGQKGLSIAFDLATHRGYDSDHPRVVGDVGMAGVAVDSILDMEVLFSGIPLDQMSVSMTMNGAVLPVLALYILAAEEQGVPREKLAGTIQNDILKEFMVRNTYIYPPLPSMRIISDIFEYTSKHMPKFNSISISGYHMQEAGATADIEMAYTLADGKEYIRAGIGAGLTVDDFAPRLSFFWAIGMNFFMEVAKMRAARLLWARIVKGFDPKNPKSMSLRTHSQTSGWSLTAQDVFNNVVRTQIEAMAAAQGHTQSLHTNALDEALALPTDFSARIARNTQLFIQQETKICNIIDPWAGSYYVEYLTDQLARRAWAHIEEVEASGGMAKAIEAGIPKMRIEEAAARTQARIDAGRQTVVGVNKYKLDDEESVDVLKVDNTEVRKRQIEKLERLRANRDQAKVDACLARITEAAGAKRGEAAYGNLLELAVEAVRARASLGEISDACEKVFGRHKAVIRAISGVYTAEVGKDSKQMTDVAKLIESFEAKEGRRPRIFLAKMGQDGHDRGQKVIATGFADMGFDVDIGPLFQTPGEAARQAVENDAHVVGVSSLAAGHLTLVPALREELKKLGREDILIIVGGVIPPQDFQALYDFGAAAIFPPGTVVSESAKEVLEKLMVHLGYDHEAA
- a CDS encoding Glucan endo-1,6-beta-glucosidase; the protein is MPSTSFVARITSGDRHRLLAPAEPAAAEAPAVLSLDPGQRFQTVRGFGFSLTGGSALLLSRMTPAKRRALLEELFAPDGPIGVSCLRLTIGASDLGPRAFSYRDDPARPFDLFAGDPEVVPVLKEILAIAPDLLLIASPWSAPPWMKTNDGFVGGELRPDRHADYADYLVSYLAAMRGHGIRIRAITVQNEPGNHKNDPSMVMSAAQQAEFVARHLAPALAAAGLDVEIFCHDHNCDAPEYPLAVLAAARAHFAGSAFHLYAGEPEAMAEVHARFPDKAVIFTEQWVGRADDFGGALMWHGELVLVGALRNWAEIVLEWNLAADPDCKPHTPGGEPNCVGALTLDGDRVERNVACYLIAHAARFVPPGSVRIAAEGDLPHVAFVTPAGAIAALVVNSGDAPRALSLAVAGAASPAASPAVTLPPKSLATCVWTRGAPR